The Bradyrhizobium guangxiense genomic sequence GTGATCAGATCCGTCAGCAACAGACCGGCGACGAGCCCGTTCGTGATCCCCTGCCCGGAATCGCCGCTGACGAGGAAGGTATGCTCCTCGCCGGGACTGCGGCCGATGAAGCCGGCGAAATCAACCGGCTCCAGCACCTGGCCGGACCACCGATGCGTGACCTCGCGCAAATCCGGCAGCCGCTCGCGCGCCCAGCGCTCGAGCGCGTCGAGGCGCTGTGCGCCGTCGTTCGCTTCACCCGACTTGTGATCTTCTCCGCCGACGATCACGATGTCCTCGTCGTCGGAGAACGGCTGCAGCCGGACATAGTGATAAGGATCGAGCGTATCCCAATAGAGCGCATCCTCCAGCGCGCCGGCTGCGATCTTCGCGGCGAGCGCATAGGTGCGGTAGGGTGCCTGCTTGGTGTGGATCGCCACCTGCACGTTGACGGGCGAGTTGGTTGCGACCACGACGTCGGTCGCGTGAACCTCGTGGCCTGAAGCGGTCGTCACGACCATCTCTCCATGCTGCTCGCGGATGCTCTCGACACAGGTGTCGGCGTAGAGCTGTGCCCCGCGGCGCTTCAGTGCGCCTGCCAGACCCGCGAGGTATTTGGTCGGGTGCAGGCGCGCCTGGCTGGCAAAGCGCAGCGAACGCACCTGACCCCTGGCATGGAACGGGGTTGGATCGACGCAATTTTCGACGGGAATCCCAAGCTTGCGACAGCAGTCCAGTTCATCGTCCAGCTCGGATGTGGACGTTTCGGGTGCCTGCACCCAGTAACCATCGACGCGCTGGAAGTCGCAATCGATGTGCTCGGCTCCCTGGACGGCCTCAGCCCGATCGATCGCGGCGGCGACGCTCTGATAATAGCGCCGCGCACAGTCGAGCCCGCGCACCTTAACCAAGGCGGCGTAACCATCGTCGAGTGCAGTGGCCAGGTGCGCGGTGGTGCGAGCCGTCATTCCACTGCCGATGCTGCCGCGGTCCAGCACGACGACCGAGCGTCCACGGCCGGCCAGCTCATAGGCGACCGATAGGCCGGCAATTCCGGAGCCGATGACGACGACATCCGTGCCTATCGTTCCGGACAATGCCGGCACGTCCGCGACCGAGACATCCATCCAAAGCGACCGGGTGTGCTCATCCCGTACGTTCATGACACCGCCTCCTCACGCACGAACAAAACGACGCGACAAGATCAGGGTTCCTCTCCGGCAGTCGGCGAGCAGAAATGCCGTTAAGGCACGGCGTCGATTAGGAACCTTCAGCGCGCTCGCGGTTGAACCGGCATGACAGATCCATCACCCGGGATGCGCAGGGCATTGCGCCATGCCCAATTGTACGGCCACCTGCTCGTCCGAAATGACAGGCTGTATTACCCAGGAGGTAACCATCCCATCTGCTCGGTACAGCTGGCACGGGAGATGGTCAGGTCAGGATGGATGACGAAGCGGGACGGCGACTACGAGATCACCCCGGACGGGCAGCTCGCCGCAGAACGCAGTCACTGAGGCGGACCCTGGCTCCGGCGGCGATGTCACGCCGCCTGCGATCGGTGCGGATCAGGCGCCCAGCACATCGGCGAGCCGCAGCTCGTCGGCTGCAGGATCTTTCAAGAACAGCTCGGCCTCGATCTCGCTCAGATGCGACAGCATCTGCGCGCGCGCGGCCTCTCTGTCGCGCTTGCGGATCGCGGCAACGATGCCGGCGTGATGATCGGTGCCGCAGGCCGGCGTGTCGTGGCGGCGGTAGAGCAGGATGATCAGCGAGGAACGCGCGATCAGCTCCTTCAGGAAGCCGAGATAGATGCTGTGGCCGCTCATCTCGGCGACGAGCTTGTGAAACTCGCCGGAGAGACGGACCGAGGCACGGGCGTCACCGCGCAGCTCGGCCTCGCGTT encodes the following:
- a CDS encoding FAD-dependent oxidoreductase yields the protein MNVRDEHTRSLWMDVSVADVPALSGTIGTDVVVIGSGIAGLSVAYELAGRGRSVVVLDRGSIGSGMTARTTAHLATALDDGYAALVKVRGLDCARRYYQSVAAAIDRAEAVQGAEHIDCDFQRVDGYWVQAPETSTSELDDELDCCRKLGIPVENCVDPTPFHARGQVRSLRFASQARLHPTKYLAGLAGALKRRGAQLYADTCVESIREQHGEMVVTTASGHEVHATDVVVATNSPVNVQVAIHTKQAPYRTYALAAKIAAGALEDALYWDTLDPYHYVRLQPFSDDEDIVIVGGEDHKSGEANDGAQRLDALERWARERLPDLREVTHRWSGQVLEPVDFAGFIGRSPGEEHTFLVSGDSGQGITNGLVAGLLLTDLITTGASPWEDLYAPSRKIQRNIGEFISENITPLKNFAEYLAASEITSVERLRPGEGRIVRSGLKKIAACRDRHGHLHLHSASCTHLGCVVHWNALEQCWDCPCHGSQFAPDGTALNGPAVSPLGEVEKPANLEAAE